The sequence GCCAGATCAAAGTATTCAGGGTCAAAGTCGTAGCCGACTTTTTGCCAGAGGGCATCGACTTCGTCAGGATCGCCGCTATCGCTGAGGCGATCGAGCAGATCGACATAGTCCCACACGCCCTGGCAAAATTCGGGCGGGCACTGGCGCTCTCCGGCGGTGCAGCGGGGCACCGCGCCTTGAGCAGAGTCAATCGATTCAAGGGTGACAGATTCGAGAGTAACCTTATGCAGCCAGCCTTGGGCTGGGGCGTAGGTATAGATCAGGCTGTCGCCGGGCTGGGTAAGCAGGGTAGAGAGGGTTCTTTCCTCACCATTTTTCAGACTTTGCCCTTGCCCTTTAATGACGTGATCGGCCTCCCCAGACCACCCCATCGCTGCCGCCAACACCTGGTGCAGCGCCTCCAAGGAGGCATCACCCCGAAGGCACACCTGTCGCCAGATCGGCGGATCGCTGTCGAGCAGTTCGATACGCAGGTCAAAGGTCTCAGCTGTGGGGTTAGTTGTCATCGCAAAGATTCCGTGGGGTAATTGAGTGGAAGCCAGATCTCGGCATTGTCTAAGCTGATCAGCGCGGGGTGAAGCAAAGT is a genomic window of Nodosilinea sp. E11 containing:
- a CDS encoding plasmid pRiA4b ORF-3 family protein, which produces MTTNPTAETFDLRIELLDSDPPIWRQVCLRGDASLEALHQVLAAAMGWSGEADHVIKGQGQSLKNGEERTLSTLLTQPGDSLIYTYAPAQGWLHKVTLESVTLESIDSAQGAVPRCTAGERQCPPEFCQGVWDYVDLLDRLSDSGDPDEVDALWQKVGYDFDPEYFDLAAANQRLQERSQLPTS